From the genome of Sphingopyxis sp. DBS4:
AGCGCAAGGAGGTCCGCGTCGTCATCCTGCGCGGCGCCGGGCGCGGTTTCTGCGCCGGGCTCGACATTCAGGAGGATCGCGCCACCGACGAGACGCCGGTGCTGCGCACGCTGCGCACCCAGACGAGCATCGGCAACATCTATCGCAAGATGCGCGCCTGTCCGCAGCCGATCATCGCGCTCGGCCACGGCGCTGCGGCGGGCGGCGGGCTGTCGCTGCTGCTCGCGTCCGACGTGCGCTATGCCTCGCCGTCGTTTCGCTGCAACGCGGCCTATATCCGCATCGGGCTCGGCGGCTGCGACATGGCGTCGAGCTATTTCCTGCCGCGCCTCGTCGGCGCCAGCCTCGCGTCGGAGATGATCCTGACCGGTCGCTTCATCGACGCCGAGCGCGCGCTACGTGCCGGGCTGGTCAGCGAGATCGTCGAGGAGGAGGCACTGCTCGATCGCGGCCTCGCGCTCGCCGACGAGATGCTGGCGACGAGCCCGTGGGGGCTGCGCCTGTCGAAGCAGGCGCTGAACCTCAATATCGACGCGCAAAGCCTCGACGCCGCGATGGCGATCGAGGACCGGCAGCAGGTGATCCTGTCGGCGACCGAGGATCACAAGGAAGCGCTCGCCGCCTTCCTCGGCAAGCGGCCGCCCGAGTATCGCGAGCGGTGACCGGCCCGCTCACCCTCTATGCCTTCAACACCGGCTAGTTCCAGTGCCGGCCGGGCTATTTCATCGAGGGCGAGGAGGGGGATTATCTCAAGGGCCCGGTTCCTTCCTATCTGATCGACCATCCCAAGGGCCGGGCGCTGTTCGACAGCGGCATGGGGGTGCGCTATCGCCGCACGCTTGCCGACGCGCTGCCGCCGAACAAGTTCGGGCTGCAATGGTTCGAAGGGCAGGAGATCGCGGCGCGGCTGAAGAGCATCGACGTCGACCCGGCGAGCATCGACTGGGTGATCAACTCGCACCTCCACATCGACCATTGCGGCGGCAACGCCAGTCTGCCCAACGCGACGATGATCGTCCAGTCGCGCGAGCTCGCAGCGGCGCAGGCGGTCGAGGAGCCGGGGCTTTACGAGGCCGAGGATTATGCCACCGGCCAGCCGGTGCGCGCGATCGACGGCGAACTCGACCTGTTCGGCGACGGCAGCGTGCGGATCGTCCCCACATACGGCCATACGCCGGGCCACCAGAGCGTCATCGTCACCTTGCCGAGCGGGCGCGAGATACTGCTCGCCGCCGACTGCTGCTACACCGAGCGCAACCTCGATTTGATGGTGCTACAAAAGGCGGTGGTCGACCGCGAGGCGGGCCTCAAGACGATGGGCTTTCTGGACCGCCGTCGCCGCGCCGGCGCGCATATCCTCTTCGGCCACGACGGGCGCCAATGGGCGAGCGTCGAGGAGGGAAAGCCGGTCATTTAACAAGCTCTGCGCTCTCGCGAAGGCGGGAGCCCATCTCCGGTCGGTGCTATTCTGATCCGGTGGGAGATGGGTCCCCGCCTTCGCGGGGACACGCAATTTTTCAATCGAGGATGTGGGCTTAAAACTGCTTCGCCACCCGCTCGGCGAAATCGGGCGCGACGCCTGCGCTGTTGAACACCTCATGCGCCAACCCCGGCCCCAGCGGCAGGTCGGCCTGCTCGCGGTAGAGCCGCTTGTAGGCGAAGACGCTGTGCCGCGACTGGGCGGCGATCGCTTCGGCCAGCGCCCGCGCCGTCCCATCGAGCTCGGCGTCGGCGACGACATGGTTGGCGAGGCCGATCCGCGCCGCCTCGCGTCCATCGACGGGCAGGCCGGTGAAGCTGATCTCGCGCGCCTTCCATTCGCCGACGCGGCGCGGCAGCCGCTGGCTCATGCCCCAGATCGGCACCAGCCCGAACTTGCCGTGGGTGTCGGCGAAGCGCGCACTCTCGCCCGCGACGATGATGTCGCCCGCGAGCGCCAGTTCCAGCCCGCCGGTGAAACAGCCGCCCTGCACCGCGACGATCAGCGGCTGCGGCAGTTCGGCGAGTTTGGTCACGATCGATGCCTGATAATGCGGTCGCGGCGCTTCGAGCCCGCGTTCCTTGAGGTCGTTGCCGGCGCAGAAGACCGGCCCGGCCGCGCGCAGGATCACCGCACCGATCCGTTCGCCCGCGTCGGCGATCGCGTCGGCGTGCGCGTCGAGTTCGCCCCACAGCGCGAGGTTCAGCGCGTTGCGCTTGTCGGGGCGGTTCAGCGTCAGCGTCGCGATGCCGTCGGCATCGTCGCGCAGCACCAATTGGGTCATCTCACTCTCCCTTATTCGGTTCCGTGCCGTCCAAGCAGGAATGGCCGGGCGTGCCAAGAGCATTGACTTTGCAATCTTTTGACATAACAAG
Proteins encoded in this window:
- a CDS encoding enoyl-CoA hydratase/isomerase family protein codes for the protein MSGELLVEARGQVEIATLNRPERLNALSEGLVDELNDYFGGLAERKEVRVVILRGAGRGFCAGLDIQEDRATDETPVLRTLRTQTSIGNIYRKMRACPQPIIALGHGAAAGGGLSLLLASDVRYASPSFRCNAAYIRIGLGGCDMASSYFLPRLVGASLASEMILTGRFIDAERALRAGLVSEIVEEEALLDRGLALADEMLATSPWGLRLSKQALNLNIDAQSLDAAMAIEDRQQVILSATEDHKEALAAFLGKRPPEYRER
- a CDS encoding N-acyl homoserine lactonase family protein codes for the protein MEGEEGDYLKGPVPSYLIDHPKGRALFDSGMGVRYRRTLADALPPNKFGLQWFEGQEIAARLKSIDVDPASIDWVINSHLHIDHCGGNASLPNATMIVQSRELAAAQAVEEPGLYEAEDYATGQPVRAIDGELDLFGDGSVRIVPTYGHTPGHQSVIVTLPSGREILLAADCCYTERNLDLMVLQKAVVDREAGLKTMGFLDRRRRAGAHILFGHDGRQWASVEEGKPVI
- a CDS encoding enoyl-CoA hydratase/isomerase family protein, coding for MTQLVLRDDADGIATLTLNRPDKRNALNLALWGELDAHADAIADAGERIGAVILRAAGPVFCAGNDLKERGLEAPRPHYQASIVTKLAELPQPLIVAVQGGCFTGGLELALAGDIIVAGESARFADTHGKFGLVPIWGMSQRLPRRVGEWKAREISFTGLPVDGREAARIGLANHVVADAELDGTARALAEAIAAQSRHSVFAYKRLYREQADLPLGPGLAHEVFNSAGVAPDFAERVAKQF